In Fragaria vesca subsp. vesca linkage group LG1, FraVesHawaii_1.0, whole genome shotgun sequence, the sequence AGAACCGAAGCCGAGAGGTCGGGATCCGTTGAGGAAACAGAACTGATCGTCATCTCTGACGAGTTCCCTGAGAGAAAAGCAAGAGTAGGGACAGGGTTGCCTCCTGGGATGAAGTCAGAGCTCACACGTTTCCTAAAAACCAACAGCAAGGCATTTGCCTGGTCGTATGCGGACGTCCCCGGGATCTCTAAAGATGTTGTGACACACCGATTGGGAATCCGGAAAGGAGTGCCCCCGGTGAGGCAAAAGCGTAGATCATTTGACGCGGCAAAGTATGACATTATAAAAGGGGGAGGTGCAGAGGCTGTTGGATATCCAGTTCATCAAAGAAGCCAGGTACCCGCAATGGTTGGCCAATGTGGTCATGGTACCGAAGAAGGCAGTGGGTAAATGGAGGATGTGTGTGGATTACACTAGCCTTAACCGGGCTTGCCTTAAAGACAGCTTCCCGTTGCCTCGAATAGACCAACTTGTTGACTCCACTTCGGGGTTTGAGATGCTGAGCTTCATGGATGCATATGCCGGTTACAATCAGATAGCCATGGACGCGGCCGACGAAGAACATACCGCATTCACCACCGACAAAGGGGTATACTATTATAAGAGGATGCCGTTTGGTTTGAAGAATGCAGGGGCAACCTATCAGCGCCTGATGAACAAAATGTTTGCTAAGCAGCTGGGAGTAACCATGGAAGTATACGTGGATGACATGCTGGTTAAGAGCCTCTCCGCGACCAAGCATGTAAGCGACCTACAAGCAGTCTTCTACATTATCCTCGAATACGGTATGAGGCTGAACCCGGACAAGTGTTTATTTGGGGTTGTCAAAGGAAAGTTCCTGGGCCATGTGATCAGCAGGCAAGGAATCGAGGCAAACCCGGAGAAGGTCCAGGCCATATTAAATATGGAGGTCCTGAAAGTCAGGAGTGATGTGCAGTGCCTAACGGGCAAGATCGCGGCCCTCGCTAGGTTCGTTTCTAGGCTCACGGACAAGTGCGCGTCGTTTTTCAAACTGCTAAAGAGTCAGCACTGCAAGCTGATCAACTAGGGACCCGAGCAGGAGGAGGCTTTTAGGAAAGTCAAAGAATATCTAGTGTCGGTACCAATGCTTTTTAGCCCATTCCCGGAGAGATGTTATACCTCTATTTGGCAGCGTCAAACACAGCAGTAAGTTCAGCTTTGATCAGGAAAGACGATACCATCGAGCTCCTGGTGTACTATGCAGGCAAGGGCTATACCTTGGCAGAAAGCAAGTATCCGGACCTTGAGAAAGTGGCCCTAGCACTCATTGTGACCGCTCGGAAGCTAAGACACTACTTCCAGGCGCATTCCATCACCTTATACACAAACTGCCCTCTACGACAGGTTTTGCAAAGGCTGGAGGCCAGCGGGATGCTGGCCAAATGGGCAATAGAGTTGGGCGAGTTTGACATACATTACATGCCAAGAGTAGCCATCAAGGGGCAAGCGGCTGCGGATTTCATTTCGGAGCTAACCCCCATGAAGGAGCGCGAGGAGCATCCTGAGGTTGGGGGTGAGGTAACGATGGCCCCCAAAGACGTTAGACCGAGTTGTAAGTTGTACGTGGACGGCTCTGTAACTAAAGATAAAAGCAGGGCTGGAATAATATTGGTTAGTCCGGACGGGTTCAAGTACAAGTATGCCCTGGAATTCAAGTTCTCCACATCCAACAACGCGGCCGAGTACAAAGCATTGATCGGGAGACTACAGCTGGCACAAGAGATAGGGGCCAAAAGTGTGTAGGTGTTCAGCGACTCGCAGCTAGTAGTGAACCAAGTCAGCGGTACCTTTGCGGCCAAGGAGCCGCATCTAAACTCCTATCAGGCGTTGGCGAAGGCTCTCCTGAGCAGGTTTGAATTTGCAACAGTCAACCAGATCCCTCAGAAGGATAACAGTAATGCCGACGCATTGGCAAGACTTGCCACCGGCACCCGTCAAAAAGGACGCAAGAAGGTCAAGGTGGAGATCCTTGACAGGCCTAGCATCAGCAAAACGATCTCTGAGGTATTCGCTATCACCGTTGGTCCTAGGGAGCCCGCATGGATGGACCCTATCATCGAATTCCTTAAGGAGGGGGTCCGCCCAGAAAACAGGCGACATGCCAGAAAGTTACAGTCGAGATGTGCGAGATACACATTGATAGACGGAAAGTTGTACCGCAGGGGTTACTGCCTCCCCAACCTGAAGTGTGTATCAGTAAAGGAGGGGGAGACAATCCTACGAGACATCCACGAAGGAGTTTGCGGTAACCACTCTGCATCAAGATCCCTATCTTTCAAAGCGCTACGAACGGGATACTTCTGGTCAAACATGGGAAAGATGGCAAATCAAATGTCAGCGAAATGCCACAAATGCCACCAGCACGCTAACAAAATTCATTCCCCATCTATCGCTCTCTCGATCTTAATGTCTCCATGGCCGTTCGCGGAATGGGGTTTGGATTTGATCGGGAAGCTCCCAACAGCTCCCGGACAGTATAAATACGCCATAGTGGTTGTAGACTACTGCACCAAGTGGGTTGAAGCAGAACTGCTAAGTCGGATAACCACCGAGAATGTAAAGAACTTCCTCATGAAGAATATCTATTGTAAGTTCGGTATCCCGGAAACTATCGTGACGGACAACGGTACACAATTCAACAACCCAAAGCTTATAGAGTTCGCCGAGGGCATGGGAACACGAATGTTGTTCGCATCGGTGGCTTACCCAAAGACCAACGGCCAAGTAGAGGCAGTCAACAAGATCATCAAGAAGCTGTTGAAGAAAAAGTTGGGCGATGCCAAAGGGTCATGGGCACAGAAGCTCCCGGAAACACTGTGGGCCATCCGAACGACAGCGACGGAGTATACGGGAGAAACGCCCTTCAGTCTTGCCTTTGGCACGGAGGCTGTCATTCCAATTGAACTCACAGTGCCATCAGGAAGAGTCGAAGGCTACAATAAAGACACCAATACAGAAGGCCTCCAGCTGAACTCGGATCTCATCGAGGAGAAGAGAGACAAGGCCGACCTGCATAACCAAGTATACAAACAGCGAATGGCCTGGCACTATGACAGTAAGGTCAGGCCCCGATCCTTGGGCCTAAGAGACTAGGTGATGAAGCGGGTGATGACCCAACCAACGGCCCTTGATCCAACATGGGAAGGACCGTACGAGATAGTGGAGGAAGTTGGGCCAGCAACATTTTATCTAAGGGACCGTGATGGAATAATCACTGGTGACCCGTGGAACACTGAGCACCTGAGGTTTTACCCAGTATAGCCGGAAACATTGGCCAAGGGAATTGTAATTCAGGCCCACCGGGTTAGTTAGACAACCAGGGCGGATGCCTTCATTTTCTTTTGTACAACAACTAATACAGAAATGAAGAAGCTAATTTCAGCAAGTTAAAATTCTCGATGAAATTTGTACCACAGGGAGTAAAATCAGACTCATCAACGGGAAACAAATAAGGCAGGCACCCATCGAGAGACATTCAAAAAAAAAAAGTGAAAAGACCCCTGGCAACAAGTAAATTTTATATATTAACCGGATCACTGGGCAAAATTTACATCATCGGGAGTAGGCCCAAGGCCAGTTCAAAAATGAGATCCAAAAATCCTATGATGTAAATGATCAAGCCCTAAGCCTGGTCCTTCTCGGCCGGAACGCTGAACTCGTCTTCCTCACTGTCGGATGCCTCGTCATCTCCGACAGTCTCTACGTTGGCCCCGGGAGAACCATCGGCGAAGGCAGCCTGGGAATCCTGAGCTTTAGCTTTTGCCTTCACCACGAGTAAATCAGCCATCATCCGGGGTTTGTCAAGGTACCCATGCTCACTCCCCTATGTGAACTTCTCGGTGATAGCATCATCCCGGGCAGCTTTCAAAAGATCCTTAAGCTCTTGGGATTCCTTATACTCTGCAACAGCCTGGTCACAGAGCGAAGGAACGAGACGCTCTGTCTTCGTGAGCTCGGATTCTCTCTCTCAGAGCTTACTCTCCAACGCAGCAGCTCCTGCTCGAAGCTTCTCGATCACCAGGCGCAGAGATTTGACCTCTACTTCAAGCTCCGGGACCCTTTCGGCTTTACCCTCCAAAGACCAAGGCATTCTTTTCAGCCAGGGCATTCTTTTCCTTCTCCAAAGACCTTTTCTTGGTCTGCAGATAGATCACGTGACCGTTCAGCTTGGCCACCTGCTCCTTGAGCTCAGGAGTGTCCTCGCTGGCATCAATAGAGTGCACCGCGAAGAGAGCCTGACAAAAAAAAAAAAAAAGAAAGATGTTAAGCATGAGCGTCAACGAGAGAAACAAAAATAAGAAGCCGAGCGCTAACCTTCATGAGATGCTCCCGGGCAATCTGACGAGATTCCACGGGAGACCCTTCTTTAAACCTCACTCGGTCGAGGTCAATTCCCTTCAGGTCCCGTATCATTGCGCGCATAAATTTCTCGTCGGCGCACCCGTACTCATCCAGGACATGCCTGATCGGGGTCCTCGTGATGGTAGGAACGGGAGGAGCAAGCAATGACAATGAGGGAGTTAAACCCCCAGACGAAGCCTTATGTCTCTTCAGGTTCGGGGCAAGATCCCCCAAGACATCCTTCCCGGTGTAGGTCACCTGGGACTCCAGAGCAGACTGACCCTTGTTCTTCGAGTGGTGGTGGTGGTGTTTCTTCTTCTCACCAAGATTCACAACTACCTGGGTTCCAACGGGAGGAGGAGGTCGTGGCGGCGGTTCCGTTGTCCCGTAGGCAGAGTCCGCAACCTCCAGTAATTTCGGTGTCTCCAAAACACGCACGGACTGCGTCTCCAGGTCCACCGCCGTTCGGGAGGCAGCCTGATAAGAGCGCAAAGTGCTATGTTTATAATGTGTTTCCTGCCCAATTTAGCTATGTTATTTCTTGTAATAATGCCATTTCTAACATGTCTTGTAACTGTGAAGGCAAAAGAGCAGAAAAACAGAAAAGGAAGCTAAAACCGGCAATTTAAGAGAAATCCTAATCAAAGGAAGATTCCTGGTGCAGCAGGGAGTCTCATTGAGTCGTAAAATCTGAGGATAAGTCGTTTAGGAAACTTTCCTGTTTTGAAAAGGGAAACTTACCTATTTCAGTTTAGGAAACTTTCTTATTTTGATTTAGGAAACTTACTATTTCTGAATCTTTCTTATTCTGACTTTCCTAAAATATTTAGGAAACTTTCTTTTCTAATGAGACAGGGAAACCATTTGAAGTCAGAAACCTTATCCAACTTGGAATACGAATCTGTGAATGTGTATAAAAGGGGAGGACGAATTCTGCAATAATTAAGGGATTCTTCCCTTAATTTCGTCATTTAAATTCTGTCCATCCTACCTTATTTATCTGACTTTATTTCCCTTGCAGGAACCCTAATTATGCACCAGGAAAGGAAGGAAAATCATAGATTTTCGTCAGAGGCCTGATTGATAGCAAAAGAAGGAAAGCTCTTAATCGCTGGGATTTCTTTTAGAGAACAAGGAGTGTACCTAGTCCGAATTCAAGCCTCATGCAATGAATTACTGCACAAGACATTCCAGAGAATTCTGGGAAGGTCTAAATCAGGATTTAAAGCAATAATTCATCACCGTTGGAACATAAATTAATCAAGGGCTAGGAGGACAGCTAGGGTTTCGGCCAGACTACTATATAAAGGAGCAAAGGAGAACGTTTTCAGGATCACTTCTCACGCACAAACTCCTGCCCTAACTTCGCAATAGCCTTCTCTCTTCAGTATTTTCGTTCCAAGACAGCAGAGCCTCCATCCATTGAAGCTTGCTCTACGTTGGTGTTCTTCAGAAAGTCACTTCGGAGAATAAAAAGTGTAACAATGCCTCAATTGATTTCTCTCTGTTCTGTAGTATATTATTTTGTTAGATTTTTAGAACTCCTGTGTTTTGGATTGAGATTACTGTTGAGAATATGGTTATATCAATTATCAGATTTATAAAGTTGCGTTTTTGAATTGTTTATGAGATTTACTTGACTTATTTTCGTGCCATTCTTGATGTTGAAAACTTGTGATCTGGTTTAAGAATTACTAACTTATGCAGGGTTGGTAGTGCCATTAATATGTGTTAAACCGCTAAGACAAACATAGATTGATAAAGTGGCAAAAGCTTAGATTCATGGGAATGGGTCAGGTTTTGATTATGAGTTGCATGTGAACTGTTTAAGCGCTAAGATAAACTTGTTTACATGTTCGAATTCTTCTGTGAACTTAATGATTCATGTTATATGTTGTATGGTTGCGCTAAGTATTAACATGACATATTGCATGGAATTTTCTGTGTTAAACCGCTAAGGCAAACATAGGATACTTAACCAGATTACTATAGGTTGCATGACCACTACGGTGTGTAATTCTGAATTCGTTTCATCATTCTTGATTGACATGATTTTAGGTTGTGTAGATTGAGACAATTTAATCACATGATTTTATATGTTTGTGTGTGTTTGAAGTTGATCACTTGTATACATTTTACTTTTATTTTCTGTCTAGTAGGAATGTAGAACAAACCTTCCAAACCCCCCCCCCCCCCTTTATCTTTTGTACCATGTGTATATTTGTAATTGAATACTTGTAAATACTTATAGTTACTGATTCTTTAGTGTAACCGTGACTGCAAGAGCGCCCTTTAGTTCCCCGGATTGATCGAACCCTATTTGCCAATACTACATTCTGATAAAAAAGGGTTTTTAAATTACGCGCCCGGTAACGAGCACGTCACAGCCTCCCCCTTTGACAGGTCATGCACGGCGATGAAGTTGTCTTGAGGAGCGCTGGCGAGTTCTCCGGGACGTAATCTGCGTAGTGGGAGGTCCGAAGGAATGTCCCAGTCCTCTCTGAAACGTTTGATCTCCTCGGGCGTGAAGCTACATTCCGGTTCATCGCAGACCCTACCATCCTCCAATCGGTGTAAGGTCCGGGTGATGGGTATTGCCTCAAAAACCATCTCCTCGCCGCTGTCTCAAGCAGGCACATCTCTGTGCTCAGGGCCCGACCGGGAAGACTCCACTCGAGAAGTAACCTGAGCGGGAACATTGCGTGAAGGCCGTTGCAAATATCCTTCCATCTTCTCGTCGTCATCAACGAGAGACCGCTGAGAAGAGCCGGAACCACTCGCCCCAGTTGCCATGTGATCCATTTACCCTAAAACAAAAACCTAAAACCTCAGTTTCTTACCTAGACACGTCGCCATCAACGAGAAGGCGCAAAACTCGTACGCGACCCTAACCCACACGAACGCGGAACCAAGACACCAGAAAAATCCCTAGGTTTGAACTAGAACAAACAACCCACAATCTTCCCACAATCTAAACCAGTATTGTGAAATATGAAAAGCAAGGAGAGGCAGTACTCACCAGATAGTGAAGGCCGGAGTCTTGCCGGAGCAGGGATCGCAGCGCACCTCGCAAATTGCAGAAAACCGGCGATAAAACAAAGAAAAGCTTCTCTCTCCCTGCAGATTTCAAAAACCACTTCGAAACAGAAAGCACGAAGGGAAGAGAAGAAGAAAGCGCAGAAAAGCAAATGCGCGCAGTGAAGAAAACGAAAGAGAAGACAGGGAACAGAAGAGGAATGAAACCGAGAAACAGAAGAAGAGACTGAAGGAGACTGGGGGGGGGACTAGGGACGTACTTAATTAACGTAAACGGGGGGAGTTCGCCCTCCGGTTCCCCCCCCCCCCCCCCCGCCCCCCCACCGCATTAAACAAACATTTACGGCAAACGAGGTAATCCGAACCATTGAGCTGTACCGTATGATCGCGCCACGCGTCCCACTAAGCGGTAGCTTCTCGAGTAAGAGAAGAATGAAGCGACGCGCATTAAATGCACGTCCCTTCGTTCCCCAGCACAGTGACACATGTCGAGCATGCATTTAGTGTTCTGACAGACCACAACCAACCCTAAAATCCAATACACAGGATCCCGTATTAAACTCTCCGGGACCGGTAGACCTTTGTAAACCGGGCTGTAAATAAGATATAATGATCCCGTATTATTGTCATCGGGAAGACGCATGCAACAATCATATTTCATTCCTGGGTCGCGTAAGTTACCACCGAGAGTAAAACCGCAGAGATCCTTATCATGATTCCCGGATAAGTACTAACGGGGAGGCATACAACTGTTGATATTCTTATACCCGAGCAAGAACAAACGGGAGGCATGCGCACGAACTGGTCATGCATACCACCCCGGAAACATATCACCAGGAAGCATGGACAACAACAACAGACCATGAGAACCGTAAGTCCCTTGTACAGCTCCCGGAGACATGGAGTTGGGCAGTTCATATCATTCCCTTCATACGGAGAACAGTGGCTTGATAACCCACGCGGGGATAATACCCTGCGCTCGAGCAAGAACACACTGGAAAGGTTCGCTACCTTCTATTTCAGCAGCAACCCGTCCAAACATGTCCTGAGCACGAACTTGGGGGGGACTAGGAACGAGTACTCGTTCAGAATGTGGCATCACGGTCCATTTCTTCCAGTCCCCACTCAAGACGTGTCTTGAACGGGAACTTGGGGGGACTTGTAATCGATAGTCGGTAAATACCCTCCTTGGCCCGCGATGCCGTAAGGCCCAGCATGAGGTAGATCGAACAAGCCTCATCCTGGGGGCCACATCAGTCTGGGCCGGGAGGAAAGCATTTCGCAGAAGGCCCAGATGCAAATCTCAACAATATATTTGTCCCACATCGAGCAACAGGGAATATATAAGTCAACACGGAGTTATAAATACAATGCTGAAGTCAACCCAAATGGTAAGAAAAACCTCCTAGCATTAAATACTATACCTACCAACAGAACTGACTTAGTCATCGGAGGGAGAAAGACCGGAAAGTCCCGGTCAATCTCCTCTTGCAGGTTTCTGATCTACGGCAAATGGAAGAGAAGAGATTCCATCCAAGCTTCTACATAGCCTACGGGTTCTTGCAGAAACAATGCGCTTGACAGATGTTCTGGAACTATCTCCAATGAAATGCAATACCTAGCACCCACTCGTACACCAGACATAAGCTTTGGTAATCTTTGAAGGTTCGGGCAATTATTCAAAACAAGAAGTTCAAGCCTGTGAAGTTGACTGAGGCTCTCCGGAAGGGTAACAGATTGGTTACCAGATAGATATAGTTTCTTTAAAGAGGATGGACAGCCGATATTATCAGGGATAGCTCCTTCCAAAAGATTGCAGTACGACAAATCCAGTTTTGTTAAAGAATGTAAACCAGCAAAGGAAGGCAGCAACTTAGATATCGGTGGTCTTTTACATCTACAAAAGACTAATTCTTTGAGATTTCGAAGACCCATGCATGCAGGCAGTTCTCTCAAGGCAGTTCCATTCACATTAAGTTGTACCAGACTCTCTAAATGGCCCAAGTCTGCCGGTAATTTCTCAAGCTTCGAGCAATCTGAAAGATCAAAAACTTTTAGCGATTTTAAGCCAGATACCCTGCTTGGAAGAAGCCTAAGGTTTTCGCAACGCATCAAGTTTATCTGAACAAGTCTTTCAAGGAATCCAACGGATGAATCAACCTCGTACAGCTGTATACAACCTTCAAGATTCAAGTATTCAAGATCTGGACTACCACTGAAGTCAGGGGTCTTCAGAAGATTCAAAGAGTGACTGAGGTCGATTCGTTTCAAACTGTATAGAGGCTGTAAATACATATATAGCAAAATTAGCTTCCATTATTCAATAAATACATATAAAACTTAAATACGTTGTGACATGGTACCTTTTCACCCTCCCACAGATATTCAATATGGCTATGGCGCATTTCAAGTACTTGTAAGTACTCTAGGCTGGTAACTGACGCCAAAGATTGTAGAGGACATTTCCACCAGATTAGACTCCGTAACTCACTTGAAAGATACTCGAGGCAGTCCGAGAGGTGCACACAAACACCATCAAGTATCAGTATTCTCAAATTTGTCATCTTTGAAAAGGATTTTCCGGGAAAGTGTAATTCTGTGTCTGCATCTTTATTCACACGTAGTACTATGGCTTCCGCTGCATCTGTTCCCTAATAAACATAAATAAAGAATAGTCAGCTCGGACCTTGTTATAAAATGCAATAGCAACTGAAGTCATTGTTGCAGTAAGTTTCTCACTCTATTTTTTCTCAGGACGTGAATAACATCCTTTTTAAGGCTCAACCTACTGCGCTTGCCTGGCTCCTTAGGAGATTCTCGGCGAACAATTTCTAGGCCCATTTCTTGCAGCAAATCATGCATTTCTAGTTGTTCTACACTGCCAGCATCTGAAATAGTTAAGAGAGATCTCTCCACAAGTACATCAATCCCAATAGTTGCATGAAAGCCACAACTCTTGAGTACTTCTATTACTGCATTTTTCTCATATCCTTTGTATAAACATGCAATATCTAGAAAGATATTCTTCTCATCGTCATCTAGACCATCATAACTTATTTTAAGTGTCTCGAAAATTTCTGCATTACGAACTTCTCTCAATTTTGCCAACGTACTTTCCCATGCACTAGGACCTCTTCCATGCAAAAGAGATCCCAAGACTTTAAGAGCTAGAGGGAGACCTTTAGCATAATTCACAACTTGATTAGACAAATCACGGTAACTTTGTTCAGGGTAATCTTTCTTAAAGGCGTTCTGGCAAAAAAGCTGAAGAGCTTCAATAGTATTTAGTCCTTGGACCTCATATCTTCTCAGCACTCCATGTTTAACTAACAGGTGAGCATCTCTAGTTGTAATGATAATTATGCTTCCAAAACCAAACCAGTCTTCCTTTCCAGCCAAGTACTCCAAATGGTCCGAATGATTAACATCATCACGAACGAGAAGAACCCTTTTGTGACGTAGAAATCTCTTTATCATTGTGGCTCCTTCATGAACATCCCGTACGTTAGTCCTAGAAATAAGTTCCTTTTGTAACTGAACCAGACCCCTTCTTTCTTCATTGCTTCTAACATTAGAAATAAAGCCCCTGAACTCAAACTGATTAGAGATTTGATCAAAAAGTACTTTGGCAATCGTTGTCTTACCAATTCCACCCATTCCCCATACCCCTATAAAGTGAATATCATTCATCCCTACACCTAAAAGCGATTTAACTGCTTCTACTCTTGAATCAATCCCAACTAGGTTCTCCATTGAACTAAACAATGTTGGGCGTGATTGCATCCTTACTGCAGCAACAATGTTCTTGATGAGCTCCGATTCATACCTGGAATAGATGAGAAACAATATTGACCAGTTTCTTCATGCTGCAGTGACACTCACATACATAGAAGAGGCAGAAATTAAAGAAAATAAATTGAATGCATACCTGTAGTCCTTTGAATTCCACCCAGAGAAGTTTGACACTTTTGTTAGAGCAGCTCTCCACTTTTGCACCTTCTCTGTGTCGTCACTAGGTCTCTTTTCATGTTTGGTGAAGGCTTCTGCAAAATTTCCAGTTTGTCGTCTCACTTCACAGGGATCGACATTATAGAATATTGGATAAATTGTTTTCCTAGCTTCCATGCACTCAAGAATCTTCAAAAGTTCATCCAAGCACCATGCTGAAGATGCATAATTTAGTGAGAGTACGACGAGTGCAATATTTGATTCTTCAATTGCAGCGAAAAGTTCCGTAGAAATGG encodes:
- the LOC101313260 gene encoding TMV resistance protein N-like, producing MDDRELQKGKSISTELFAAIEESNIALVVLSLNYASSAWCLDELLKILECMEARKTIYPIFYNVDPCEVRRQTGNFAEAFTKHEKRPSDDTEKVQKWRAALTKVSNFSGWNSKDYRYESELIKNIVAAVRMQSRPTLFSSMENLVGIDSRVEAVKSLLGVGMNDIHFIGVWGMGGIGKTTIAKVLFDQISNQFEFRGFISNVRSNEERRGLVQLQKELISRTNVRDVHEGATMIKRFLRHKRVLLVRDDVNHSDHLEYLAGKEDWFGFGSIIIITTRDAHLLVKHGVLRRYEVQGLNTIEALQLFCQNAFKKDYPEQSYRDLSNQVVNYAKGLPLALKVLGSLLHGRGPSAWESTLAKLREVRNAEIFETLKISYDGLDDDEKNIFLDIACLYKGYEKNAVIEVLKSCGFHATIGIDVLVERSLLTISDAGSVEQLEMHDLLQEMGLEIVRRESPKEPGKRSRLSLKKDVIHVLRKNRGTDAAEAIVLRVNKDADTELHFPGKSFSKMTNLRILILDGVCVHLSDCLEYLSSELRSLIWWKCPLQSLASVTSLEYLQVLEMRHSHIEYLWEGEKPLYSLKRIDLSHSLNLLKTPDFSGSPDLEYLNLEGCIQLYEVDSSVGFLERLVQINLMRCENLRLLPSRVSGLKSLKVFDLSDCSKLEKLPADLGHLESLVQLNVNGTALRELPACMGLRNLKELVFCRCKRPPISKLLPSFAGLHSLTKLDLSYCNLLEGAIPDNIGCPSSLKKLYLSGNQSVTLPESLSQLHRLELLVLNNCPNLQRLPKLMSGVRVGARYCISLEIVPEHLSSALFLQEPVGYVEAWMESLLFHLP